A single genomic interval of bacterium harbors:
- a CDS encoding glycosyltransferase — MKATCDPEKSVSVIIPVFNSQETIAACLQAVFRSSLTPFDVIVVDDGSTDDSAAIARRFPCRVIQLEKQSGPGTARNAGARLASSNIMFFLDSDILIEPDTLSLISDCLRDRPELSGLFCSYQKDTIPSNFCSTYKNLLHHFIHQTSREEASTFCGGFGALTKNAFLSVGGFDESYTALEDVELGYRLMLAGHKIFLNKRIQVTHCKTYSLLGLIKSDVLNRAIPWTRIMVSKSVFKNDLNTRIHHVISVPVAFLILILLPLSFQFPMGLLILALLTASLLALNHSFLIFVFREKGPAFTLQTVIMNWVGYLYSGAGLVFGLLPYARGRFVEEKM; from the coding sequence ATGAAGGCCACGTGCGACCCCGAAAAATCCGTGTCCGTCATTATCCCCGTCTTCAACAGCCAGGAAACGATTGCCGCCTGCCTGCAGGCGGTCTTTCGATCCTCGCTCACGCCGTTTGATGTCATCGTTGTGGACGACGGGTCCACGGACGACTCGGCCGCCATCGCTCGTCGTTTTCCCTGCCGCGTGATCCAGCTAGAAAAGCAGTCCGGCCCGGGGACCGCCCGGAACGCCGGGGCACGCCTCGCCTCCTCCAACATCATGTTCTTCCTCGATTCGGACATCCTCATCGAGCCCGATACGCTGTCGCTCATCAGCGATTGCTTACGGGATCGGCCGGAACTCAGCGGCCTGTTCTGTTCGTACCAGAAAGACACGATTCCCTCTAATTTCTGCTCAACCTACAAGAACCTCCTGCACCACTTCATCCACCAGACCTCACGGGAGGAGGCGTCCACCTTTTGCGGCGGGTTCGGGGCCCTCACCAAGAATGCCTTTCTGTCGGTTGGCGGTTTTGATGAATCCTACACGGCGCTTGAGGATGTTGAACTGGGGTATCGGCTGATGCTGGCCGGCCACAAGATCTTCCTCAACAAACGCATTCAGGTGACGCACTGCAAGACCTACTCGCTCCTTGGCCTGATCAAGTCGGACGTCCTTAACCGGGCGATTCCATGGACCCGGATCATGGTCTCAAAATCGGTCTTCAAGAACGATTTGAACACGCGTATTCACCATGTCATCAGCGTGCCGGTCGCCTTTTTGATTCTCATCCTGCTCCCCTTATCGTTCCAGTTTCCGATGGGGCTCCTCATCCTGGCGCTCCTGACGGCGTCGCTCCTGGCGCTGAACCATTCCTTCCTGATATTCGTGTTCCGTGAAAAAGGCCCCGCCTTCACCCTGCAAACGGTGATCATGAACTGGGTCGGGTACTTGTACAGCGGCGCCGGGCTTGTTTTTGGGCTCCTTCCCTACGCCAGAGGGCGGTTCGTTGAAGAAAAGATGTGA
- the tnpB gene encoding IS66 family insertion sequence element accessory protein TnpB (TnpB, as the term is used for proteins encoded by IS66 family insertion elements, is considered an accessory protein, since TnpC, encoded by a neighboring gene, is a DDE family transposase.) codes for MFTNRRHNRVKVLYWDGTGLWVMTKRLEKGTFSWPEGMETKDGKLSLSSQALGH; via the coding sequence GTGTTCACCAATCGGCGGCATAACCGGGTGAAGGTTTTGTACTGGGACGGCACAGGACTGTGGGTGATGACGAAGCGACTTGAGAAAGGGACGTTTAGTTGGCCTGAGGGAATGGAGACGAAGGACGGAAAGTTATCGTTGAGTTCCCAGGCTCTCGGACATTAA
- a CDS encoding aldose epimerase family protein: MKIIQTGLVAGLITGSVLGAGSVTSVPFGKTADGREVAIFTLKNSQGIEARIMNYGGIVVSLKVPDRKGALGDVVLGYDNLDEYIKATPYFGALIGRCGNRIAKGKFTLNGTEHNLATNNIGNHLHGGIKGFDKVVWDAKILKDKPEATLELKYVSPDGEEGYPGALSVTAVYSITEKNELRLDLTATTDKPTVCNLTHHSYFNLVGKGDILGHEVVIFADAFTPVDSTLIPTGELKPVMGTPFDFRKAAAIGARITVDDEQLKFGGGYDHNWVINKPAGNLAHLASVHEPVTGRIMDVFSTEPGLQFYSGNFLDGSNVGKGGVAYQYRTGFCMEPQHYPDSPNKPQFPSVVLRSGQTYHNTIIYRFSVDHP, translated from the coding sequence ATGAAGATAATACAGACAGGACTGGTCGCGGGGCTGATAACAGGTTCGGTTTTGGGTGCAGGAAGTGTGACTTCGGTGCCCTTTGGAAAGACGGCGGATGGTCGGGAGGTCGCGATCTTCACCCTGAAGAACAGCCAGGGCATTGAGGCCCGCATCATGAACTACGGCGGCATTGTGGTGTCGTTGAAGGTGCCGGATCGGAAGGGCGCCCTAGGCGATGTGGTTCTCGGGTACGATAATCTTGACGAATATATCAAGGCCACACCCTATTTCGGCGCGCTCATCGGACGTTGCGGAAATCGTATTGCCAAAGGCAAGTTCACATTGAACGGTACGGAGCACAATCTGGCTACCAATAACATTGGCAACCATCTACATGGTGGGATCAAGGGCTTTGATAAAGTGGTATGGGATGCAAAGATCCTGAAGGATAAGCCGGAGGCGACGCTGGAACTGAAGTATGTGAGCCCGGATGGCGAGGAGGGCTATCCTGGAGCGTTGTCCGTGACGGCGGTCTACTCGATAACGGAAAAGAACGAACTGCGCCTTGACCTCACCGCGACCACGGACAAGCCGACGGTGTGCAATCTGACCCATCACTCGTATTTCAACTTGGTGGGGAAAGGGGATATTCTAGGACATGAGGTAGTAATCTTTGCGGATGCCTTTACACCTGTGGATAGCACCTTGATTCCCACCGGTGAGTTGAAACCGGTTATGGGAACCCCGTTCGATTTTCGGAAAGCGGCGGCGATAGGCGCTCGCATCACGGTGGATGATGAGCAATTGAAGTTTGGCGGGGGGTATGATCACAACTGGGTCATAAACAAGCCTGCAGGCAATCTGGCGCACCTTGCGTCCGTGCATGAGCCGGTGACGGGGAGGATCATGGATGTATTTTCAACGGAACCCGGGTTACAATTCTACTCCGGCAATTTCCTTGATGGTAGCAACGTGGGCAAGGGTGGGGTCGCGTATCAATATAGGACCGGGTTCTGTATGGAGCCTCAGCATTATCCCGATTCACCCAATAAGCCGCAATTCCCGTCAGTGGTTCTGAGGTCCGGCCAGACCTATCACAACACGATTATATACCGTTTCTCAGTGGATCACCCCTGA
- a CDS encoding sodium:solute symporter family protein, whose translation MPNVILGWMDYTIMLIYVGAVLGIGQALRKYMKSSNDFFLSGRSIPAWVTGLAFISANLGALELVGMAASGAKYGMMTCHFYWIGAILAMTFLAVFMMPFYYGSKARSVPEYLNMRFDGRVRCLNSITFAVMTVFASGISMNALAKLLNALLGWNYHMSLWICSGVVLLYVLKGGLTSAIYTEVLQFFMIVLGFSPVVYLGLKDVGGWSALKEKLAGVAMNPASIGVGDKSFQPDAWTGAWSPMLRGADANPMGVDLFAMIFGLGFVLAFGYWCTNFLVVQRAMAAKDMSAARRTPLIGAIPKMLIPALVILPGMIAAGLAFSGKDGYRLPPRVIAESAYEKIIPVVKNAAATGLTGDAAVQEVAKAAGLKMRPANVTAIIKDASTLSDADIKSRVQNAVAENDYDGVILSLIKRYCPTGLLGLALTALLASFMSGMAGNVTAFNTIWTYDLYQAYIGKNKGDAHYMWMGRAATVAGILISIACAYFAAMYNNAMDVIQLVFGFVNAPLFATFLLGMFWKRITATGAFWGLLLGTTTSAIFHSLTLATGNAPGVKGGYLAVVQSFPSEMAQNFWLASFAFLTCLVLTTGLSLATKQNKTDAELTGLVYSLTPRIQSADESWYMRPGIQAVVLLAGCLVLNIIFF comes from the coding sequence ATGCCGAATGTGATATTGGGGTGGATGGATTACACGATCATGTTGATCTATGTCGGGGCGGTGCTGGGTATTGGCCAGGCGCTTCGCAAGTATATGAAGTCGAGCAATGACTTCTTTCTCTCAGGTCGGTCGATACCCGCCTGGGTGACGGGGCTAGCGTTCATTTCCGCCAACCTGGGCGCGCTGGAACTGGTTGGCATGGCGGCCAGCGGTGCCAAATACGGCATGATGACCTGCCATTTCTATTGGATCGGCGCGATCCTTGCCATGACCTTCCTGGCGGTGTTCATGATGCCGTTCTATTATGGCTCCAAGGCGCGATCAGTGCCCGAATACCTGAATATGAGGTTTGACGGACGGGTTCGGTGTCTGAACTCCATCACGTTTGCCGTGATGACCGTCTTTGCCTCTGGCATTTCGATGAATGCATTGGCCAAGCTGCTGAACGCACTTCTGGGATGGAACTATCACATGAGCCTGTGGATCTGTTCGGGCGTGGTGTTGCTCTACGTGCTTAAAGGCGGGCTGACCTCGGCGATCTATACGGAAGTGTTGCAGTTCTTCATGATCGTGTTGGGCTTCTCGCCTGTGGTCTATCTGGGCCTCAAGGATGTGGGCGGGTGGAGCGCGCTGAAGGAGAAGTTGGCAGGGGTCGCCATGAACCCGGCCTCGATCGGTGTCGGCGATAAGAGCTTCCAGCCTGACGCCTGGACTGGTGCCTGGAGTCCGATGTTGCGGGGGGCCGATGCCAACCCGATGGGGGTGGATCTCTTCGCTATGATTTTCGGGCTCGGCTTCGTGCTGGCCTTCGGGTACTGGTGTACCAACTTTCTCGTTGTCCAGCGGGCTATGGCGGCCAAAGATATGAGTGCCGCCCGTCGCACGCCACTGATCGGGGCCATCCCCAAGATGCTCATTCCCGCCCTGGTGATCCTGCCCGGCATGATCGCTGCGGGTCTGGCATTCTCCGGAAAGGACGGCTATCGGCTACCCCCCCGGGTGATTGCCGAATCCGCCTATGAGAAGATCATCCCGGTCGTCAAAAATGCGGCTGCTACCGGACTGACGGGTGACGCTGCAGTCCAGGAAGTCGCCAAGGCGGCGGGGTTGAAGATGCGCCCGGCCAATGTGACAGCCATCATTAAGGACGCCTCGACCCTGAGCGACGCCGATATCAAGAGCCGCGTGCAGAATGCCGTGGCGGAAAACGACTATGACGGCGTAATCCTGTCGCTGATCAAACGGTACTGTCCCACCGGCCTGCTCGGTCTGGCTCTAACGGCACTGCTGGCTTCCTTTATGTCCGGTATGGCGGGTAACGTCACTGCGTTCAACACCATCTGGACCTACGACCTCTATCAGGCCTATATCGGGAAGAACAAGGGAGACGCCCACTACATGTGGATGGGAAGGGCCGCCACGGTGGCGGGTATCCTGATCAGTATTGCCTGCGCCTACTTTGCCGCCATGTACAACAACGCCATGGACGTGATCCAGCTGGTATTCGGCTTTGTCAATGCGCCGCTCTTCGCCACCTTCCTGCTGGGTATGTTCTGGAAGCGGATCACGGCCACGGGTGCCTTCTGGGGCCTGTTGCTGGGTACCACCACCTCGGCAATCTTCCACTCCCTGACCCTTGCGACAGGGAATGCCCCCGGCGTCAAGGGTGGTTACCTTGCTGTCGTTCAGTCCTTCCCAAGCGAGATGGCACAGAATTTCTGGCTGGCCTCCTTTGCTTTCCTGACCTGCCTGGTGTTGACCACCGGGCTCTCACTGGCCACGAAACAGAATAAGACCGATGCGGAGCTGACGGGCCTGGTGTATTCCTTGACGCCGAGAATCCAGTCGGCCGATGAATCCTGGTATATGCGGCCCGGCATTCAGGCGGTGGTTCTTCTGGCAGGCTGCCTGGTCCTCAACATCATTTTCTTCTAA
- a CDS encoding LamG-like jellyroll fold domain-containing protein: protein MALGIIPNSVFSAAHTPITIEERLFMNAWGPNNANYIYCGFSQNWDLVFQFQQQSWGLPAIKAWNGSVVVATNQVVSALTTGVWHHLMMTFDGTNQYKAFIDGVLLGSYATNAPNWARTTYFTNQFGNFDGYLDEIRISRVVRSYQGAPQAVTVQGVAIGNGVVSPALTNIIQGGALAITAFPTNFFHVAEIDTNNVIVAASWPTGVVTYIWSNVTASGTAQVTFAQNIAPRGTPEIWLNQYGFIQSFPAAETSLAVNGYSYGDSYIAGLDPTNPSSVFRIVTVTNRLSVRDFYFPSLTDRTYTLKWSTNLFDHSWYAVAGQSNIWGASGIMSLHDFTIFPSRFYRLEVQKP from the coding sequence ATGGCGCTGGGCATCATTCCGAATTCCGTGTTTTCCGCCGCGCATACTCCCATCACAATCGAGGAGCGGCTTTTCATGAATGCCTGGGGGCCCAATAACGCCAACTACATCTACTGCGGGTTCTCGCAGAACTGGGACCTCGTCTTTCAATTTCAGCAACAAAGCTGGGGACTTCCTGCAATCAAAGCCTGGAATGGGAGTGTGGTGGTGGCGACCAACCAGGTCGTATCGGCGCTGACGACGGGGGTTTGGCATCATCTGATGATGACCTTCGACGGCACCAATCAATATAAGGCTTTTATCGATGGCGTCTTGCTTGGAAGCTATGCTACCAATGCGCCAAACTGGGCACGCACGACCTATTTCACAAATCAGTTCGGCAATTTCGACGGGTATCTGGATGAAATCCGCATCAGTCGCGTGGTTCGATCCTACCAGGGTGCTCCGCAAGCGGTTACCGTTCAGGGAGTGGCTATTGGGAATGGTGTTGTCAGCCCCGCCCTGACCAACATCATCCAGGGCGGTGCCTTGGCCATCACGGCCTTTCCGACCAACTTCTTCCATGTGGCCGAGATCGACACGAACAACGTGATCGTGGCCGCCTCATGGCCAACCGGAGTCGTAACATATATCTGGAGCAACGTCACCGCATCCGGAACAGCTCAGGTGACTTTCGCCCAGAATATCGCGCCCCGGGGGACGCCGGAGATTTGGCTTAACCAGTATGGATTCATCCAATCCTTCCCTGCCGCCGAAACATCCCTTGCGGTGAACGGCTACAGTTACGGGGATAGTTACATTGCCGGTTTGGATCCAACGAATCCATCCTCGGTATTCCGGATTGTGACCGTTACAAACCGACTTTCAGTCCGGGACTTCTATTTTCCCTCGCTGACGGACCGCACCTACACCCTCAAATGGAGCACCAATCTATTTGACCACTCCTGGTATGCGGTGGCAGGGCAGTCGAACATCTGGGGCGCCAGCGGGATCATGTCGCTGCATGATTTTACCATCTTCCCGTCTCGCTTCTATAGACTCGAAGTCCAGAAGCCCTGA
- a CDS encoding Mur ligase domain-containing protein yields the protein MTIERSKSCHLVGVAGVGMNALAQALSGGGRRVSGSDRYQDQGQDLEVIRKLKEAGIQFYAQDGRGVQADTGAVVVSTAIEPDNADIVAAQRLKVPVRHRAEMLAELVAGKEVVAIAGTSGKTTVTGMVGWLLEQLGADPTVVNGGALVNWADARRIGNVRTGQSRLCVIEADESDRSLLRFSPDWALITNMSADHFSLEETERLFAQFKSQVRRECLVGWAPGMPWQGMKPQLGKQGARFKYEGLDFELPMLGAHNAENALQAAILCQRMGFELKPIRDALSQFQGIQRRLEKIGEAAGVTVLDEYAHNPAKIAAAWRAVAPHYGRVLAFWRPHGYRPLSLMFDDLVDTFAGLCRPQDRLYLMPVYYAGGTVSKQRDADELVAALRERGVPASWMTDYDVLMAEVMTQAKAGDVVLGMGARDPGIPRFARELVANLKK from the coding sequence ATGACCATAGAACGTTCGAAATCATGCCATCTGGTGGGCGTGGCAGGGGTGGGGATGAATGCCCTGGCCCAGGCCCTCAGCGGGGGGGGGCGGCGCGTGAGTGGCTCGGACCGGTATCAGGACCAAGGCCAGGATCTTGAGGTCATTCGAAAGCTCAAGGAGGCTGGCATTCAATTTTATGCCCAGGATGGCCGTGGCGTGCAGGCGGATACCGGGGCCGTAGTGGTCAGTACCGCCATCGAACCGGATAATGCCGACATCGTGGCGGCTCAGCGCCTGAAGGTACCGGTCCGTCATCGCGCCGAAATGTTGGCCGAACTGGTGGCGGGCAAAGAGGTCGTGGCCATTGCGGGAACCTCCGGGAAAACCACGGTGACCGGCATGGTGGGGTGGTTGCTGGAACAGTTGGGGGCTGATCCCACGGTGGTCAATGGCGGTGCGCTGGTGAATTGGGCCGATGCCCGGCGTATCGGAAATGTCCGCACCGGCCAATCGCGGTTGTGCGTAATTGAGGCGGACGAGAGTGATCGTTCCCTCCTGCGGTTCTCCCCCGATTGGGCACTGATCACCAATATGTCCGCCGATCATTTCAGCCTCGAGGAGACCGAACGCCTGTTCGCCCAATTCAAGAGCCAGGTGCGGCGGGAATGCCTGGTCGGGTGGGCTCCCGGAATGCCCTGGCAGGGGATGAAGCCGCAATTGGGGAAACAGGGGGCCCGGTTCAAGTATGAGGGGTTGGACTTTGAGCTTCCCATGCTGGGAGCCCATAATGCGGAAAACGCCCTTCAGGCGGCGATCCTGTGTCAGCGAATGGGGTTTGAACTCAAACCCATACGGGATGCCTTGAGCCAGTTTCAGGGAATCCAGCGACGTCTGGAGAAAATCGGGGAGGCGGCGGGGGTGACGGTGCTCGATGAATACGCGCATAATCCTGCGAAAATTGCCGCGGCCTGGCGGGCGGTGGCCCCTCATTATGGGCGTGTGCTCGCGTTTTGGCGGCCACACGGCTACCGGCCCTTGTCGCTGATGTTCGATGATCTGGTCGATACCTTTGCCGGGTTGTGTCGCCCGCAGGATCGCTTGTATCTGATGCCGGTCTATTATGCGGGGGGGACTGTCAGCAAGCAACGGGACGCTGATGAGCTGGTGGCCGCATTGCGTGAACGCGGCGTGCCGGCCAGCTGGATGACGGATTACGATGTGCTGATGGCTGAAGTAATGACTCAGGCCAAGGCGGGGGATGTGGTGCTTGGCATGGGGGCGCGTGACCCCGGTATTCCCCGGTTCGCCCGTGAGTTGGTAGCCAACCTAAAAAAATAA